A single genomic interval of Mycobacterium sp. DL592 harbors:
- the pgl gene encoding 6-phosphogluconolactonase: protein MTRIVETYPDTDALVAAAGDRLVGAITGAIAARGRALIVLTGGGTGIGLLKHVGAHDDDVDWSKVHLFWGDERYVPADDDERNAKQAREALLDHVAIPAANVHPMAASDSEFGDDLDAAAADYANVLAAIAEPGEPAPVFDVHLLGMGGEGHVNSLFPHSAATLETTRLVVGVADSPKPPPRRITLTLPAVQRSREVWLVVSGEAKADAVAEAIGGAQPADIPAAGAIGREATVWLLDATAASKLTH from the coding sequence ATGACCCGAATCGTCGAAACCTACCCCGACACCGACGCCCTGGTGGCCGCCGCCGGGGACCGGCTCGTCGGGGCGATCACCGGCGCCATCGCCGCCCGCGGGCGGGCCCTGATCGTGCTCACCGGCGGGGGCACCGGCATCGGGCTGCTCAAGCACGTCGGCGCCCACGACGACGACGTCGACTGGTCCAAGGTCCATCTGTTCTGGGGTGACGAGCGCTACGTGCCTGCCGACGACGACGAGCGAAATGCCAAGCAGGCCCGCGAAGCGCTCCTCGACCATGTTGCCATCCCGGCTGCCAACGTCCATCCGATGGCAGCCAGCGACAGCGAGTTCGGCGACGACCTCGACGCGGCAGCAGCCGACTATGCGAACGTCCTGGCCGCGATCGCCGAACCCGGCGAGCCGGCACCGGTTTTCGATGTCCATCTGCTCGGCATGGGCGGCGAGGGACACGTCAACTCGTTGTTCCCGCACTCGGCGGCCACCCTGGAGACGACACGTCTGGTGGTCGGTGTGGCCGACTCCCCCAAGCCGCCGCCGCGGCGCATCACGCTGACGTTGCCTGCGGTGCAGCGCTCGCGGGAGGTGTGGCTGGTGGTCTCCGGCGAGGCCAAGGCCGACGCAGTGGCCGAGGCGATCGGCGGTGCGCAACCGGCGGACATCCCGGCGGCAGGCGCGATCGGGCGCGAGGCGACGGTCTGGCTACTCGACGCCACGGCCGCGAGCAAGCTGACACACTGA
- a CDS encoding ATPase, with protein sequence MVDKTPPPRSGRDRIKTLAQAALNADVTVDQLDTILVGMSEALTDLNKTLSGMNGTMEYFEETLGVFNTTLTRIDELAPRLNAVVARMEGVVARVERIVGIGEAVMSPLAATESAVRGMVNAVRRAAH encoded by the coding sequence ATGGTTGACAAGACGCCGCCGCCCCGAAGCGGCCGCGACCGGATCAAGACGCTCGCGCAGGCGGCGCTGAACGCCGATGTGACCGTCGATCAACTCGACACGATCCTGGTCGGCATGAGTGAGGCCCTCACCGATCTGAACAAGACGTTGAGCGGGATGAACGGCACCATGGAGTACTTCGAGGAAACCTTGGGCGTCTTCAACACCACCTTGACCAGGATCGACGAACTGGCACCGCGGCTCAACGCCGTCGTCGCGCGGATGGAGGGCGTCGTCGCGCGAGTGGAGCGGATCGTCGGAATCGGCGAAGCGGTGATGTCACCGCTGGCGGCGACCGAATCGGCGGTGCGCGGCATGGTCAACGCGGTGCGTCGCGCCGCCCACTGA
- the ppc gene encoding phosphoenolpyruvate carboxylase: protein MAEVSDVTLEPIGAVHRTQVGREATEPMRRDIRLLGAILGDTVREQNGEEVFDLVERARVESFRVRRSEIDRTELARLFDGIDIHRAIPVIRAFTHFALLANVAEDIHRERRRAVHVAEGEPPQNSTLAATYRKLEAAELDADTVAAALRGALVSPVITAHPTETRRRTVFDTQHRITQLMRLRLHGQDETEDGRPVETELRLQILTLWQTALIRLSRLKIQDEIEVGLRYYPAAFFEVIPKVNAEVRDALRARWPGAELLPEPILRPGSWIGGDRDGNPNVTADVVRLATGSAAYTALAHYFAELTSLEQELSMSARLVKTSDELQELAAGLDEPARSDEPYRRALRVVHARLTATAANILDRQPEHILDLGLPPYSTPAELLADLDVIGDSLGRNGSGLLADDRLARLRDAVDAFGFHLSGLDMRQNSETHEQVVAELLAWAGVHADYASLPEPERVELLVAELATRRPLIRDDAELSELARKELDIVFAAARAVRVFGAAAVPNYIISMCQSVSDMLEAAILLKEAGLLDVSSEQVYAPVGIVPLFETIDDLQRGSSILESILDLPLYRAMVHARGESQEVMLGYSDSNKDGGYLAANWALYRAELDLVESARKTGIRLRLFHGRGGTVGRGGGPSYDAILAQPPGAVNGSLRLTEQGEVIAAKYAEPRIAHRNLETLLAATLESTLLDVEGLGDAAGPAYEVLDDLAARAQRAYSELVHETPGFVEYFKESTPVSEIGSLNIGSRPTSRKPTTSISDLRAIPWVLAWSQSRVMLPGWYGTGTAFEEWIAGDESRLHVLQDLYAKWPFFATVLSNMAQVLAKADMGLAARYSELVADAELRQRVFDKILAEHDRTIRMHKLITGHDDLLADNPSLARSVFNRFPYLEPLNHLQVELLRRYRSGDTDELVQRGILLTMSGLATALRNSG, encoded by the coding sequence ATGGCAGAGGTCTCTGATGTGACGCTCGAACCGATCGGTGCCGTGCATCGCACCCAGGTCGGGCGGGAGGCCACCGAACCGATGCGCCGCGACATCCGCCTGCTCGGCGCGATCCTCGGCGACACGGTGCGTGAACAGAACGGCGAGGAGGTTTTCGACCTCGTCGAACGGGCCAGGGTGGAGTCATTCCGGGTCCGCCGCTCCGAGATCGACCGCACTGAACTGGCCCGGCTCTTCGACGGAATCGACATCCACCGGGCTATCCCGGTCATCCGCGCCTTCACCCACTTCGCCCTGCTGGCCAACGTCGCCGAAGACATCCACCGGGAGCGTCGCCGCGCCGTTCACGTCGCGGAAGGGGAGCCGCCGCAGAACAGCACGCTGGCCGCCACCTACCGCAAGCTCGAGGCGGCCGAACTCGACGCCGACACCGTCGCCGCGGCGTTACGCGGGGCGCTGGTCTCGCCGGTGATCACCGCCCACCCGACGGAGACCCGCAGGCGCACGGTGTTCGACACCCAGCACCGCATCACGCAGCTCATGCGGCTGCGGCTGCACGGCCAGGACGAGACAGAGGACGGCCGGCCCGTCGAAACCGAGCTGCGGCTGCAGATCCTCACGCTCTGGCAGACGGCCCTGATCCGGTTGTCCCGCTTGAAGATTCAAGACGAGATCGAAGTCGGCCTGCGCTACTACCCGGCGGCATTCTTCGAGGTGATCCCTAAGGTCAACGCCGAGGTGCGCGACGCGCTCCGCGCCCGGTGGCCGGGCGCCGAGCTGCTGCCCGAGCCGATCCTGCGCCCGGGGTCGTGGATCGGCGGCGACCGCGACGGTAATCCGAATGTCACCGCCGACGTCGTGCGGCTGGCGACCGGCAGCGCCGCCTACACCGCGCTGGCGCATTACTTCGCCGAACTGACCTCGCTCGAGCAGGAGCTGTCGATGTCGGCCCGGCTGGTCAAGACCTCTGACGAACTGCAGGAGCTGGCTGCAGGACTGGACGAGCCGGCCCGCTCCGACGAGCCCTACCGCAGGGCGTTGCGCGTGGTGCACGCCCGGCTGACCGCCACCGCCGCGAACATCCTCGACCGCCAGCCCGAGCACATTCTCGACCTGGGGCTGCCGCCTTACAGCACACCGGCGGAACTGCTGGCCGATCTCGACGTCATCGGTGATTCGCTGGGGCGCAACGGAAGTGGCCTGCTGGCCGATGACCGCTTGGCGCGCCTTCGCGACGCGGTGGACGCCTTCGGGTTCCACCTCAGTGGGCTGGACATGCGGCAGAACTCCGAAACGCACGAGCAGGTGGTCGCCGAGCTGCTGGCGTGGGCAGGCGTGCACGCGGACTACGCGTCGCTGCCCGAGCCGGAGCGGGTGGAGCTCCTGGTCGCCGAGCTGGCCACCCGCCGCCCGCTGATCCGCGACGATGCCGAGCTGTCCGAGCTCGCGCGCAAGGAGCTCGACATCGTGTTCGCCGCAGCGCGGGCGGTGCGGGTCTTCGGCGCTGCGGCGGTGCCCAACTACATCATCTCGATGTGCCAGTCGGTATCAGACATGCTCGAAGCGGCGATCCTGCTCAAAGAAGCAGGACTGCTGGATGTTTCGTCGGAGCAGGTGTACGCCCCCGTCGGGATCGTGCCGCTGTTCGAGACCATCGACGACCTGCAGCGCGGATCGTCGATCCTGGAGTCGATTCTCGACCTGCCGCTGTACCGGGCGATGGTGCACGCCCGGGGCGAGAGTCAGGAGGTCATGCTCGGCTACTCCGACTCGAACAAGGACGGGGGCTACCTCGCGGCCAACTGGGCGCTCTACCGGGCTGAGCTGGACCTGGTCGAATCCGCCCGCAAGACCGGAATTCGCCTACGGCTGTTCCACGGCCGCGGCGGCACCGTGGGACGCGGCGGCGGGCCGAGTTACGACGCCATCCTGGCCCAGCCGCCGGGCGCGGTCAACGGCTCGCTGCGGCTGACCGAACAGGGTGAGGTGATCGCCGCCAAGTACGCCGAACCCCGCATCGCGCACCGCAATCTGGAGACGCTGCTGGCCGCGACGCTGGAGTCGACACTGCTCGACGTCGAGGGTCTCGGTGACGCCGCCGGGCCCGCCTACGAAGTGCTCGACGACCTCGCCGCACGCGCGCAACGGGCATACTCCGAATTGGTCCACGAGACACCGGGATTCGTCGAGTACTTCAAGGAGTCCACCCCGGTCAGCGAAATCGGCTCGCTCAACATCGGCAGCCGCCCCACCTCCCGCAAGCCCACTACGTCGATCTCCGATCTCCGGGCGATTCCGTGGGTGCTGGCCTGGAGCCAGTCGCGGGTGATGCTGCCCGGCTGGTATGGCACCGGCACCGCCTTCGAGGAGTGGATCGCCGGCGACGAGTCCAGGCTCCACGTGCTGCAGGACCTCTATGCCAAGTGGCCGTTCTTCGCCACCGTGTTGTCCAACATGGCGCAGGTGCTGGCCAAGGCCGACATGGGGCTGGCGGCCCGCTACTCCGAACTGGTCGCCGACGCCGAACTGCGGCAGCGGGTCTTCGACAAGATCCTGGCCGAACACGACCGCACCATCCGCATGCACAAGCTGATCACCGGCCACGACGACCTGCTGGCCGACAACCCGTCGCTGGCCCGGTCGGTGTTCAACCGGTTTCCCTACCTCGAACCGCTGAACCACCTTCAGGTGGAATTGTTACGTCGATACCGCTCCGGGGACACCGACGAACTGGTGCAGCGCGGCATCCTGCTCACCATGAGCGGCCTGGCGACCGCCCTGCGCAACAGCGGCTAG
- a CDS encoding HNH endonuclease signature motif containing protein: protein MTACEPLTAEAVQEVVRAELDAIEGAYTRLRTTCTDLVGNAFRIEMAERLEYQQRTNRGLSYRMFGEIAEPMDGPDDGRLPVGVKMRDALAARLRLTGGEVRRRFRVAARIRPRRSLTGPPLAPELPELAAAVHAGDVGDDHISAVCRALDLLPASVSARDKERAERALVRHAREQDSQFVTVVGATIADCLNPDGNFTDEDRARRRSLRLGRQGADGMSRLSGWLDPEARSYLEAVIAAVRPGRHQPDGDERDTRSCEQRGHDALKLALRAAIGSGALGKHRGMPVTVVVTTTLSELDQAARAVNDPDVPMPPPARTGGTGRLPMRDLIRMASGSVHYLAVFEDHSARPLYLGRSKRLATPDHRIICHARDGGCTKPNCFVRGYDCEVHHARAWRAGGPTDADNLYFGCYGDHDAATDGVYDTTVTGDGRIAWSDGTGPPRVNEVHHPERLLEDGGDSP from the coding sequence ATGACCGCGTGCGAACCGCTGACCGCCGAGGCGGTGCAGGAGGTGGTTCGCGCCGAGCTCGATGCGATCGAGGGTGCTTACACCCGGCTGCGGACGACATGTACTGACCTGGTGGGCAATGCTTTTCGGATCGAGATGGCCGAACGGCTGGAATATCAGCAGCGAACCAACCGGGGGCTGTCCTACCGGATGTTCGGCGAGATCGCCGAGCCGATGGACGGTCCTGACGACGGACGGCTACCCGTCGGGGTCAAGATGCGCGACGCGCTGGCCGCCCGGCTTCGGCTGACCGGCGGCGAGGTGCGCCGACGCTTCCGGGTCGCGGCACGGATCCGGCCCCGCCGATCGCTGACCGGGCCACCGCTCGCACCTGAACTGCCCGAGCTGGCCGCCGCGGTGCACGCGGGCGACGTCGGCGACGACCACATCAGCGCCGTCTGCCGGGCGCTGGACCTGTTGCCTGCGTCGGTGTCAGCCCGCGACAAGGAGAGGGCGGAGCGGGCGCTGGTACGCCATGCCCGCGAACAGGATTCACAGTTCGTCACCGTGGTCGGCGCGACGATCGCGGACTGCCTCAATCCCGACGGCAACTTCACCGACGAGGATCGCGCCCGGCGCCGCAGCCTGCGGCTGGGCCGCCAGGGCGCCGACGGGATGAGCCGACTGTCCGGCTGGCTCGACCCCGAGGCCCGCTCCTACCTGGAGGCGGTGATCGCGGCGGTGCGCCCCGGGCGCCATCAGCCCGACGGCGACGAGCGCGACACCCGAAGCTGCGAACAACGCGGCCACGACGCGCTGAAGCTGGCCCTGCGAGCGGCGATCGGGTCAGGTGCCCTGGGCAAGCATCGGGGAATGCCGGTGACCGTTGTCGTGACGACCACCCTGTCCGAACTCGACCAGGCCGCGCGTGCGGTCAACGATCCCGACGTGCCGATGCCGCCGCCGGCGCGGACCGGGGGAACCGGCCGGCTTCCGATGCGCGATCTGATCCGCATGGCCAGTGGGTCCGTCCACTATCTCGCGGTATTCGAGGACCACTCGGCACGACCGCTCTACCTTGGCCGTTCCAAACGCCTGGCAACGCCGGACCATCGGATCATCTGCCACGCCCGAGACGGCGGCTGCACCAAACCGAATTGCTTCGTGCGGGGATACGACTGCGAAGTGCATCACGCACGGGCCTGGCGAGCGGGCGGGCCGACCGATGCCGACAACCTGTACTTCGGCTGCTACGGCGACCACGACGCGGCGACCGACGGTGTGTACGACACGACGGTGACCGGGGACGGACGCATCGCGTGGTCGGACGGCACCGGTCCCCCGCGGGTCAACGAGGTCCACCACCCCGAGCGATTACTCGAAGACGGGGGCGACTCCCCGTGA
- a CDS encoding amidohydrolase, whose product MQGDSTTVFIARRVITMDPAHPEATAVAVAGGRIVAVGEVDELRGSGEVDDAFADAIVCPGLIDQHLHPILGATTLTTEVIAIEDWDLPGRSCPAATSPESYRARLAVAHQGLADPAEWLFSWGYHKLWHGPLDRAALDAISSTRPIAVWQRSCHEWFLNSAAIDALGLTAADMADQGPAGEMVDFDGGHWWEMGMNLLLTRLSPVFMNAERLTAGLRQLVDYLHRNGVTAINEPGIMWDIEPWPLYQELLADDETPFLSTFLVDARSQADSGLDPGDAVADAERQVARASAGKVRLLPKQVKLFADGAIISQLMQMRDPYLDDAGHPDLCHHGEWMMQPDTFRAFAKAYWHADWQLHIHVNGDAALDLVLDTIAECQAAHPRADHRTVIVHFANSTEEQVDRIAELGCIVSANPYYPVGFADQYARHGLGPGRADTMVRAASVLRRGIPLSLHSDLPMGPAAPLTLAWCAVNRRTPDGRIAGPEQRISVHDALRGVTIEAAYSWRMEDQLGSITVGKMANFTVLAEDPYAVNPGAINTIPVLGTVYDGRWFPVRST is encoded by the coding sequence GTGCAGGGCGATTCGACGACGGTATTCATTGCGCGACGGGTCATCACGATGGATCCGGCGCATCCGGAGGCCACCGCGGTAGCCGTGGCCGGCGGCCGGATCGTCGCCGTCGGCGAGGTTGACGAACTACGCGGCTCCGGCGAGGTCGACGACGCGTTCGCCGATGCGATTGTCTGCCCAGGCCTGATCGACCAGCACCTGCATCCGATCCTCGGAGCGACGACGCTGACCACAGAGGTCATCGCCATCGAAGACTGGGACCTCCCGGGACGGAGCTGTCCGGCCGCGACGTCGCCGGAGAGCTACCGGGCTCGCCTCGCCGTGGCCCACCAGGGACTGGCCGATCCTGCCGAGTGGCTGTTCAGCTGGGGCTACCACAAACTCTGGCACGGGCCGCTGGACCGAGCGGCGCTCGACGCCATCAGCTCGACCCGCCCGATTGCGGTGTGGCAGCGCTCGTGCCACGAGTGGTTCCTCAACAGCGCCGCCATCGACGCGCTCGGCCTCACCGCCGCCGACATGGCCGACCAGGGCCCAGCCGGCGAGATGGTCGACTTCGATGGCGGGCACTGGTGGGAGATGGGGATGAATCTGCTCCTGACACGGCTGTCGCCGGTGTTCATGAATGCTGAGCGGCTCACCGCGGGGCTACGCCAGCTGGTGGACTACCTGCACCGCAACGGGGTCACCGCGATCAACGAGCCCGGCATCATGTGGGATATCGAACCGTGGCCGCTGTATCAGGAGCTCCTCGCGGACGACGAAACCCCTTTCCTGTCAACGTTTCTGGTTGACGCCCGTAGTCAGGCTGACTCGGGGCTTGATCCGGGTGATGCGGTGGCGGACGCCGAACGCCAAGTGGCTCGCGCCTCCGCGGGCAAGGTGCGGCTGCTTCCCAAACAGGTGAAGCTGTTCGCCGACGGCGCGATCATCAGCCAGCTGATGCAGATGCGCGACCCGTATCTCGACGACGCGGGCCACCCCGACCTGTGCCATCACGGCGAGTGGATGATGCAGCCCGACACCTTTCGCGCATTCGCGAAGGCCTACTGGCACGCCGACTGGCAACTGCACATCCACGTCAACGGTGACGCCGCGCTCGACCTTGTTCTCGACACCATTGCCGAATGTCAGGCCGCTCATCCTCGTGCCGATCACAGGACCGTCATAGTGCACTTCGCCAACTCGACAGAGGAACAGGTCGACCGCATCGCCGAGTTGGGCTGCATCGTCTCAGCCAACCCCTACTACCCCGTCGGCTTCGCCGACCAGTACGCCCGCCACGGACTCGGCCCCGGACGGGCCGACACGATGGTGCGTGCGGCATCGGTCCTTCGCCGCGGCATTCCCCTGTCGCTGCACTCCGACCTCCCTATGGGGCCTGCCGCGCCGCTGACGCTGGCCTGGTGCGCCGTCAATCGCCGGACGCCGGATGGGCGAATAGCCGGACCCGAACAGCGGATCTCGGTGCACGACGCGCTGCGGGGCGTCACGATCGAGGCCGCTTACTCGTGGCGGATGGAAGACCAGCTGGGCAGCATCACGGTGGGCAAGATGGCCAACTTCACGGTGCTCGCCGAGGACCCTTACGCAGTCAACCCGGGGGCGATCAACACGATCCCGGTGCTGGGGACCGTCTACGACGGCCGATGGTTTCCGGTCAGGAGTACTTGA
- the secG gene encoding preprotein translocase subunit SecG — translation MVLTLQIILVVTSVLVVLLVLLHRAKGGGLSTLFGGGVQSSLSGSTVVEKNLDRLTLFVTGIWVVSIIGMALQIKYS, via the coding sequence ATGGTTTTGACCCTGCAGATCATCCTGGTGGTCACCAGCGTCCTGGTGGTCCTGTTGGTGCTGTTGCACCGCGCCAAGGGTGGCGGCCTGTCGACCCTGTTCGGCGGCGGCGTGCAGTCCAGCCTGTCCGGTTCTACCGTGGTGGAGAAGAACCTCGACCGCCTGACGTTGTTCGTCACCGGCATCTGGGTGGTGTCCATCATCGGCATGGCGCTGCAGATCAAGTACTCCTGA
- the tpiA gene encoding triose-phosphate isomerase, with the protein MSRKPLIAGNWKMNLNHYEAIALVQKIAFSLPDKYFDKVDVTVIPPFTDLRSVQTLVDGDKLRLTYGAQDLSQHDSGAYTGDISGAFLAKLGCTFAVVGHSERRTYHHEDDALVAAKAAAAFRHGLIPIVCIGEHLDVREAGNHVEYNVEQLRGSLAGLTNEQLTNVVIAYEPVWAIGTGRVASAADAQEVCSAIRAELANIATPQIAAGVRVLYGGSVNAKNVGEIVAQEDVDGALVGGASLDGEQFAILSAIAAGGPLP; encoded by the coding sequence GTGTCCCGTAAGCCGCTGATCGCCGGCAACTGGAAGATGAACCTCAACCATTACGAGGCCATCGCTCTTGTCCAGAAGATCGCATTCTCGTTGCCCGACAAGTACTTCGACAAGGTCGACGTCACGGTTATCCCGCCGTTCACTGATCTGCGCAGTGTGCAGACCCTTGTCGACGGCGACAAGCTGCGGTTGACCTATGGAGCCCAGGACCTGTCGCAGCACGACTCGGGGGCCTACACCGGCGACATCAGCGGTGCGTTCCTGGCAAAGCTGGGATGCACGTTCGCCGTCGTCGGTCACTCCGAGCGGCGCACCTATCACCACGAGGACGACGCACTGGTGGCCGCCAAGGCCGCCGCGGCGTTCCGGCACGGCCTGATCCCGATCGTCTGCATCGGCGAGCACCTCGACGTGCGCGAGGCCGGCAATCACGTGGAGTACAACGTCGAGCAGCTGCGCGGCTCACTGGCCGGGCTGACTAATGAGCAGCTGACCAACGTCGTCATCGCCTACGAGCCGGTGTGGGCGATCGGCACCGGCCGGGTGGCCAGCGCGGCCGACGCGCAGGAGGTCTGCAGTGCGATCCGCGCTGAGCTGGCCAACATCGCAACTCCCCAGATCGCTGCGGGTGTACGCGTGCTCTACGGCGGCTCCGTCAACGCCAAGAACGTCGGCGAGATCGTCGCCCAGGAGGACGTCGACGGTGCCCTGGTCGGGGGTGCATCCCTGGATGGGGAGCAGTTCGCAATCCTCTCGGCGATCGCTGCGGGCGGGCCGCTGCCGTAA
- the pgk gene encoding phosphoglycerate kinase, with product MTVKTLSDLLAEGVEGRGVLVRSDLNVPLDDGVITDPGRIIASVPTLKALAEAGAKVIVTAHLGRPKGGPDPKLSLAPVAAALGEQLGRHVQLARDVVGTDALARAEGLTDGDVLLLENIRFDPRETSKDDAERLALAKALVELVGEDGAFVSDGFGVVHRKQASVYDVATLLPHYAGTLVAAEVKVLEQLTSAGERPYAVVLGGSKVSDKLAVIENLATKADSLIIGGGMCFTFLAAQGLSVGSSLLQEEMIDTCRQLLETYGDVIHLPVDIVVAAAFAADSPAETVAADKIPADKMGLDIGPESVKRFSTLLSNARTIFWNGPMGVFEFPAFSAGTKGVAEAIIGATAKGAFSVVGGGDSAAAVRQLGLPEDGFSHISTGGGASLEYLEGKSLPGIEILN from the coding sequence ATGACTGTCAAGACTCTTTCCGACCTGCTCGCCGAGGGTGTGGAGGGTCGGGGCGTCTTGGTGCGCTCCGACCTCAACGTCCCGCTCGACGACGGTGTGATCACCGATCCGGGCCGCATAATCGCCTCGGTGCCGACGTTGAAGGCGCTGGCCGAGGCCGGTGCCAAGGTCATCGTGACCGCGCACTTGGGCCGGCCCAAGGGCGGGCCGGATCCGAAGCTCTCGCTGGCCCCGGTCGCTGCGGCGCTGGGGGAGCAGCTGGGCCGCCACGTCCAGCTGGCTCGTGACGTCGTCGGCACCGACGCGCTGGCGCGCGCCGAAGGCCTCACCGACGGTGATGTGCTGCTGCTAGAGAACATCCGCTTCGACCCGCGCGAGACCAGCAAGGACGACGCTGAACGGCTGGCATTGGCCAAGGCGCTGGTCGAACTGGTCGGGGAAGACGGCGCGTTCGTCTCCGACGGGTTCGGGGTCGTGCACCGCAAGCAGGCCTCGGTGTACGACGTGGCGACGCTGTTGCCGCACTATGCGGGCACTCTGGTGGCGGCCGAGGTCAAGGTCCTCGAGCAGCTCACCTCCGCCGGCGAGCGGCCGTATGCGGTGGTGTTGGGCGGCTCGAAGGTGTCCGACAAACTCGCCGTGATCGAGAACCTGGCCACCAAAGCCGACAGCCTGATCATCGGTGGTGGCATGTGCTTCACATTCCTTGCTGCGCAAGGGCTTTCGGTAGGAAGCTCGCTGCTCCAGGAAGAGATGATCGACACCTGCCGTCAGCTGCTGGAAACCTATGGTGACGTGATCCACCTGCCGGTCGACATCGTCGTGGCGGCGGCGTTCGCTGCGGACTCACCGGCGGAAACCGTTGCGGCTGACAAGATTCCGGCCGACAAGATGGGCCTGGACATCGGGCCGGAGTCGGTCAAGAGGTTCAGCACACTGCTGTCGAACGCGCGCACCATCTTCTGGAACGGGCCGATGGGCGTGTTCGAGTTCCCGGCCTTCTCTGCGGGGACCAAGGGCGTGGCCGAGGCCATCATCGGCGCCACCGCGAAGGGTGCGTTCAGCGTGGTGGGCGGCGGCGACTCGGCGGCGGCCGTGCGTCAGCTCGGTCTGCCGGAGGACGGCTTCTCGCACATTTCCACCGGCGGCGGCGCATCGCTGGAATACCTTGAGGGCAAGTCACTGCCCGGTATCGAGATTCTGAATTAG
- the gap gene encoding type I glyceraldehyde-3-phosphate dehydrogenase, with the protein MTIRVGVNGFGRIGRNFYRALATQQAEGKAKDIEIVAVNDLTDNTTLAHLLKFDSILGRLPEDVSLEGEDTIVIGNTKIKAFEVKEGPAAIPWGDLGVDIVVESTGIFNDARARGHLESGVKKVIISAPAKDEDITIVIGVNDDKYDGSQNVISNASCTTNCLGPLAKVVNDEFGIVRGLMTTIHAYTGDQNLQDGPHKDLRRARAAAVNIVPTSTGAAKAIGLVLPELKGKLDGYALRVPIPTGSVTDLTVELSKHASAADINAALKAAAEGKLKGILKYYAAPIVSSDIVTDPHSSIFDSELTKVIDNQAKVVSWYDNEWGYSNRLVDLVGLVGKSL; encoded by the coding sequence GTGACGATCCGGGTTGGCGTTAACGGCTTCGGCCGCATCGGACGCAACTTCTACCGGGCCCTGGCGACGCAGCAAGCCGAAGGCAAAGCCAAAGACATCGAGATCGTGGCGGTCAACGACCTCACCGACAACACCACCCTCGCGCACCTGCTGAAGTTCGACTCGATCCTGGGCCGGCTGCCGGAGGATGTCAGCCTCGAGGGCGAGGACACCATCGTCATCGGCAACACCAAGATCAAGGCGTTCGAGGTCAAGGAAGGTCCGGCGGCTATCCCGTGGGGTGACCTCGGTGTCGACATCGTGGTCGAGTCAACGGGCATCTTCAACGACGCCCGGGCCCGCGGACACCTGGAGTCGGGTGTAAAGAAGGTCATCATCTCCGCGCCGGCCAAGGACGAGGACATCACCATCGTCATCGGCGTCAACGACGACAAGTACGACGGCAGCCAGAACGTCATCTCCAACGCCTCGTGCACCACGAACTGCCTCGGCCCGCTGGCCAAGGTCGTCAACGACGAGTTCGGCATCGTGCGCGGTCTGATGACCACCATCCACGCCTACACCGGCGACCAGAACCTGCAGGACGGCCCGCACAAGGATCTGCGCCGTGCCCGCGCGGCCGCGGTGAACATCGTGCCCACCTCGACCGGCGCCGCCAAGGCCATCGGGTTGGTGCTGCCCGAGCTGAAGGGCAAGCTGGACGGCTACGCGCTGCGGGTGCCGATCCCCACCGGCTCGGTCACCGACCTGACCGTCGAGCTCAGCAAGCACGCAAGTGCGGCCGACATCAACGCGGCGCTCAAGGCCGCGGCCGAGGGCAAGCTCAAGGGCATCCTGAAGTACTACGCGGCGCCGATCGTGTCCAGCGACATCGTCACCGACCCGCACAGCTCGATCTTCGATTCCGAGCTGACCAAGGTCATCGACAACCAGGCCAAGGTGGTGTCCTGGTATGACAACGAGTGGGGCTACTCCAACCGCCTGGTCGACCTCGTCGGCCTGGTCGGCAAGTCGCTCTAA